The following proteins are co-located in the Silene latifolia isolate original U9 population chromosome 1, ASM4854445v1, whole genome shotgun sequence genome:
- the LOC141608068 gene encoding homeobox-leucine zipper protein HDG5 isoform X2 → MLESMSGSELNLEGQGGLSGNELDSLSGGDPSLHQAQPSSSQAANKKKRYHRHTARQIQEMEALFRECPHPDDKQRMKLSQELGLKPRQVKFWFQNRRTQMKAQQDRTDNVILRAENDNLKNENYRLQAVLRSLVCPGCGGGSILGEVEYDEHQLRIENARLKEELDRVCNIASRCSGRPLQTLGPPPPPHLLSPPPSLDLDMSIYSRHFHEPMPTCTQMMPIPHLLPDNNGRLILDEERPLAMELAMSSMDELLRMCHVNEPLWFRSSNNSMDVLNMEEYSRMFTWNVDPLKSHFNEFKTEATKDKAFVIMNSINLVDAFLDPNKWVDLFPSIVSRTKTIQVLATGVSGHPSGSLHLMYAELQVLSPLVPTRETHFLRYVHQNVEEGMWAIVDFPVDSFNGSLQLSHSMPRYRRRPSGCIILDRPNGYSEITWIEHGEILDEKPTHQIFDQYFRNGMAFGAKRWLSVLQRQCERVASLMARNISDLGAIQSPEARKNFMKLSQRMIRTFCVNISNSGGQSWTALSESSEDTVRITTRKIMEPGQPCGLILSAVSTTWLPFSHDQVFDLLKNEHQRSQIEALSNGSSLHEVAHIANGSHPGNCISLYRINVASNSSQNVELMLQESCTDPSGSLVVYATMEVDYIQLVMSGEDPSCIPLLPMGFSIIPLGPDNSVDPTNVEGQGPSNHQRSGCLLTVGLQVHISTIPNAKLNLSSVTAINNHINSVVQQIVVALGNNPAGCSSVSTNNNVVVSACPATINNSAVGSYSEPNSALSK, encoded by the exons ATGTTGGAGAGCATGTCTGGAAGTGAGCTCAATTTAGAAGGCCAAGGCGGTCTTTCTGGTAATGAGCTTGATAGTCTTAGTGGTGGCGATCCCAGCCTTCATCAAGCTCAACCATCGTCGTCGCAAGCGGCTAATAAAAAGAAGCGTTACCACCGTCACACTGCACGCCAGATCCAAGAAATGGAAGC GTTGTTTAGGGAATGTCCGCATCCGGATGATAAGCAAAGGATGAAATTGAGTCAAGAGCTCGGGTTAAAGCCTCGTCAAGTCAAGTTTTGGTTTCAAAATCGCCGTACCCAAATGAAG GCGCAACAAGATAGAACAGATAATGTGATACTGAGGGCTGAGAATGACAACTTGAAGAATGAAAACTATAGATTGCAAGCAGTGTTGAGGAGTCTTGTTTGTCCTGGTTGTGGCGGCGGATCTATTCTTGGTGAGGTTGAATATGATGAACATCAACTTCGTATTGAGAATGCTAGGCTTAAAGAAGAG TTGGATCGAGTGTGTAACATTGCATCACGGTGCAGTGGACGACCACTTCAAACCCTGGGGCCACCACCACCGCCTCATCTCCTGTCTCCGCCACCTTCCCTCGACCTAGACATGAGCATCTACTCGAGGCACTTCCATGAGCCAATGCCTACTTGCACCCAAATGATGCCCATCCCGCATTTGCTGCCTGACAATAATGGCCGCCTTATCCTAGACGAGGAGAGACCTCTTGCTATGGAACTTGCCATGTCATCGATGGATGAGTTGCTCAGAATGTGCCATGTCAATGAGCCTCTTTGGTTTCGTTCTAGTAACAACTCGATGGATGTGCTTAATATGGAAGAGTATTCAAGGATGTTTACTTGGAATGTTGATCCCTTGAAGTCACATTTCAATGAATTCAAGACTGAGGCGACCAAGGACAAAGCATTTGTCATTATGAACAGCATCAATTTAGTTGATGCTTTCCTTGATCCT AACAAATGGGTTGATTTGTTCCCTTCCATTGTCTCTCGAACCAAGACCATTCAGGTTCTAGCCACTGGTGTTTCCGGTCACCCAAGTGGCTCACTTCATCTG ATGTACGCGGAGTTGCAAGTGCTTTCACCATTAGTCCCAACTCGAGAGACTCATTTCCTTCGGTATGTCCACCAGAACGTAGAGGAAGGTATGTGGGCCATCGTTGATTTCCCTGTGGATAGCTTCAATGGCAGCCTTCAACTATCCCATAGCATGCCTCGATACAGGAGACGTCCCTCAGGCTGCATCATTCTAGACAGGCCTAATGGTTACTCGGAG ATTACTTGGATTGAACATGGGGAGATACTAGATGAAAAGCCGACCCACCAAATATTTGATCAGTATTTTCGTAATGGTATGGCATTTGGAGCAAAGCGATGGTTGTCTGTTCTACAAAGGCAATGTGAGAGAGTTGCTAGTCTTATGGCTCGAAACATCTCTGATCTCGGAG CAATACAATCACCAGAAGCAAGGAAAAATTTCATGAAACTGTCACAAAGGATGATCAGGACATTCTGTGTAAATATCAGCAATTCAGGAGGACAATCATGGACTGCTCTTTCTGAATCCTCAGAGGATACTGTCAGGATTACTACTAGGAAAATCATGGAGCCAGGACAACCTTGTGGATTGATTCTCAGCGCGGTTTCTACAACCTGGTTGCCTTTTTCTCACGACCAGGTTTTCGATCTTTTGAAGAACGAACATCAAAGATCTCAG ATTGAAGCTCTTTCAAATGGCAGTTCACTACATGAAGTGGCTCATATTGCAAATGGATCTCATCCAGGGAACTGTATTTCGCTCTATCGCATTAAC GTGGCAAGTAATTCTTCCCAAAATGTGGAGCTAATGTTGCAGGAGAGCTGCACTGATCCCTCGGGCAGTTTAGTAGTGTATGCAACCATGGAAGTGGACTACATTCAGCTAGTCATGAGCGGTGAGGACCCTTCTTGTATTCCCCTCCTCCCAATGGGGTTTTCTATAATCCCCCTTGGACCGGACAATTCTGTAGATCCCACCAATGTCGAAGGCCAAGGTCCGAGCAACCATCAAAGGTCAGGATGTCTTCTGACTGTAGGGCTTCAAGTGCACATCAGTACAATCCCTAATGCAAAGttgaacctttcaagtgtgaCGGCCATCAATAACCATATCAACAGCGTGGTTCAGCAGATTGTTGTTGCCCTAGGCAACAACCCTGCTGGTTGTAGCAGCGTAAGCACTAACAACAACGTTGTTGTCAGTGCTTGCCCTGCTACAATTAATAACAGCGCGGTTGGCTCATACTCGGAACCTAACAGCGCTCTCTCTAAGTAA
- the LOC141608068 gene encoding homeobox-leucine zipper protein HDG5 isoform X1: MYGDCQVALPSSMGGGGGSNGSENGDIIFSSPLRNPNNNVNVNVNAFTFMASLPAAFHPFSSSSSLHVKEERGKEDMLESMSGSELNLEGQGGLSGNELDSLSGGDPSLHQAQPSSSQAANKKKRYHRHTARQIQEMEALFRECPHPDDKQRMKLSQELGLKPRQVKFWFQNRRTQMKAQQDRTDNVILRAENDNLKNENYRLQAVLRSLVCPGCGGGSILGEVEYDEHQLRIENARLKEELDRVCNIASRCSGRPLQTLGPPPPPHLLSPPPSLDLDMSIYSRHFHEPMPTCTQMMPIPHLLPDNNGRLILDEERPLAMELAMSSMDELLRMCHVNEPLWFRSSNNSMDVLNMEEYSRMFTWNVDPLKSHFNEFKTEATKDKAFVIMNSINLVDAFLDPNKWVDLFPSIVSRTKTIQVLATGVSGHPSGSLHLMYAELQVLSPLVPTRETHFLRYVHQNVEEGMWAIVDFPVDSFNGSLQLSHSMPRYRRRPSGCIILDRPNGYSEITWIEHGEILDEKPTHQIFDQYFRNGMAFGAKRWLSVLQRQCERVASLMARNISDLGAIQSPEARKNFMKLSQRMIRTFCVNISNSGGQSWTALSESSEDTVRITTRKIMEPGQPCGLILSAVSTTWLPFSHDQVFDLLKNEHQRSQIEALSNGSSLHEVAHIANGSHPGNCISLYRINVASNSSQNVELMLQESCTDPSGSLVVYATMEVDYIQLVMSGEDPSCIPLLPMGFSIIPLGPDNSVDPTNVEGQGPSNHQRSGCLLTVGLQVHISTIPNAKLNLSSVTAINNHINSVVQQIVVALGNNPAGCSSVSTNNNVVVSACPATINNSAVGSYSEPNSALSK, translated from the exons atgtaTGGTGATTGTCAAGTAGCATTACCATCATCaatgggtggtggtggtggaagtAATGGTAGTGAAAATGGAGATATTATTTTCTCTTCCCCATTAAGAAACCCTAACAACAatgtcaatgtcaatgtcaatgCATTCACTTTCATGGCTTCACTTCCGGCCGCTTTCCACCCTTTttcttcttcgtcttctcttCAT gTTAAGGAAGAGAGAGGGAAGGAGGATATGTTGGAGAGCATGTCTGGAAGTGAGCTCAATTTAGAAGGCCAAGGCGGTCTTTCTGGTAATGAGCTTGATAGTCTTAGTGGTGGCGATCCCAGCCTTCATCAAGCTCAACCATCGTCGTCGCAAGCGGCTAATAAAAAGAAGCGTTACCACCGTCACACTGCACGCCAGATCCAAGAAATGGAAGC GTTGTTTAGGGAATGTCCGCATCCGGATGATAAGCAAAGGATGAAATTGAGTCAAGAGCTCGGGTTAAAGCCTCGTCAAGTCAAGTTTTGGTTTCAAAATCGCCGTACCCAAATGAAG GCGCAACAAGATAGAACAGATAATGTGATACTGAGGGCTGAGAATGACAACTTGAAGAATGAAAACTATAGATTGCAAGCAGTGTTGAGGAGTCTTGTTTGTCCTGGTTGTGGCGGCGGATCTATTCTTGGTGAGGTTGAATATGATGAACATCAACTTCGTATTGAGAATGCTAGGCTTAAAGAAGAG TTGGATCGAGTGTGTAACATTGCATCACGGTGCAGTGGACGACCACTTCAAACCCTGGGGCCACCACCACCGCCTCATCTCCTGTCTCCGCCACCTTCCCTCGACCTAGACATGAGCATCTACTCGAGGCACTTCCATGAGCCAATGCCTACTTGCACCCAAATGATGCCCATCCCGCATTTGCTGCCTGACAATAATGGCCGCCTTATCCTAGACGAGGAGAGACCTCTTGCTATGGAACTTGCCATGTCATCGATGGATGAGTTGCTCAGAATGTGCCATGTCAATGAGCCTCTTTGGTTTCGTTCTAGTAACAACTCGATGGATGTGCTTAATATGGAAGAGTATTCAAGGATGTTTACTTGGAATGTTGATCCCTTGAAGTCACATTTCAATGAATTCAAGACTGAGGCGACCAAGGACAAAGCATTTGTCATTATGAACAGCATCAATTTAGTTGATGCTTTCCTTGATCCT AACAAATGGGTTGATTTGTTCCCTTCCATTGTCTCTCGAACCAAGACCATTCAGGTTCTAGCCACTGGTGTTTCCGGTCACCCAAGTGGCTCACTTCATCTG ATGTACGCGGAGTTGCAAGTGCTTTCACCATTAGTCCCAACTCGAGAGACTCATTTCCTTCGGTATGTCCACCAGAACGTAGAGGAAGGTATGTGGGCCATCGTTGATTTCCCTGTGGATAGCTTCAATGGCAGCCTTCAACTATCCCATAGCATGCCTCGATACAGGAGACGTCCCTCAGGCTGCATCATTCTAGACAGGCCTAATGGTTACTCGGAG ATTACTTGGATTGAACATGGGGAGATACTAGATGAAAAGCCGACCCACCAAATATTTGATCAGTATTTTCGTAATGGTATGGCATTTGGAGCAAAGCGATGGTTGTCTGTTCTACAAAGGCAATGTGAGAGAGTTGCTAGTCTTATGGCTCGAAACATCTCTGATCTCGGAG CAATACAATCACCAGAAGCAAGGAAAAATTTCATGAAACTGTCACAAAGGATGATCAGGACATTCTGTGTAAATATCAGCAATTCAGGAGGACAATCATGGACTGCTCTTTCTGAATCCTCAGAGGATACTGTCAGGATTACTACTAGGAAAATCATGGAGCCAGGACAACCTTGTGGATTGATTCTCAGCGCGGTTTCTACAACCTGGTTGCCTTTTTCTCACGACCAGGTTTTCGATCTTTTGAAGAACGAACATCAAAGATCTCAG ATTGAAGCTCTTTCAAATGGCAGTTCACTACATGAAGTGGCTCATATTGCAAATGGATCTCATCCAGGGAACTGTATTTCGCTCTATCGCATTAAC GTGGCAAGTAATTCTTCCCAAAATGTGGAGCTAATGTTGCAGGAGAGCTGCACTGATCCCTCGGGCAGTTTAGTAGTGTATGCAACCATGGAAGTGGACTACATTCAGCTAGTCATGAGCGGTGAGGACCCTTCTTGTATTCCCCTCCTCCCAATGGGGTTTTCTATAATCCCCCTTGGACCGGACAATTCTGTAGATCCCACCAATGTCGAAGGCCAAGGTCCGAGCAACCATCAAAGGTCAGGATGTCTTCTGACTGTAGGGCTTCAAGTGCACATCAGTACAATCCCTAATGCAAAGttgaacctttcaagtgtgaCGGCCATCAATAACCATATCAACAGCGTGGTTCAGCAGATTGTTGTTGCCCTAGGCAACAACCCTGCTGGTTGTAGCAGCGTAAGCACTAACAACAACGTTGTTGTCAGTGCTTGCCCTGCTACAATTAATAACAGCGCGGTTGGCTCATACTCGGAACCTAACAGCGCTCTCTCTAAGTAA